Within the Rosa rugosa chromosome 2, drRosRugo1.1, whole genome shotgun sequence genome, the region GAGACTAACTGGGCTTTGTTCGTTTGACATCTTCGACAAACCCTTCAAGTTTTACATCTCTATTCGacccgaggaagacgaatttcTAATTTGAGCGATTTCGGCTCCAAATCCTCCCCAAAccctttcgaggtaaattccggcttCTACACTtaaaattggactttgttgtagttgaaaAAGTTGTTGGGGATGATGAGAGGAACATGTTGATGTAATTTGGTGACCCAATTCAGGGTTGGAGTTGGCGGCGCGTGGGGGCCAGTCAAGCCATTTCTGGTGTTCTAGTTTTGCCTTTTGGGTAGAGCTTATCGTTATGAGCATGTGGATGTAGTTTGGTTGTCAGATGATGAACTTTGGGATCGATAGGAATTTCTCACTGTTACCCCCATGAGATACCccgacagacagactagagctctaactgatcgtaactaATAACCCGGCCAAATGCTTGGTTTTTGATAATATGCCATGGTCACATTCGTGACCCCCGATCACAATTTGTGATCCCCGATCCTCAACTCTCAGGTCTTTGGATCCCCGGTATAAATACCAACACATTTAAAGGAGTCGcattggacccaaaatgttacctGAATCTAAAGTAAAAGATTCTCTGTAATAGATCTCTATCAATTACTCCcggtacaaagaccaaaacattAATTAAGCAAGTCATAATAGACCCAAAATGCTACCTGAATCTAAAGTATAAGATTCCCCATAATTGATCAATATCAATTACTCTcggtacaaagaccaaaacattaagcaagtcacaatggacccaaaatgttacccgaatctaaaataaaagattttccGTAATTGATCCCTAGCTATCAATTACTCCCGGTACAAGGACCTAACATTTAAATAAGTCACCGATGACCTAAAAATGTTCCACAAtacacaacacttttcaaaacaatagaaatcaaccaTTTCCACAATTTATAGAATAGTCAACCCAAAACCAATAATATGAACCCTATCACAAATATtgctttcaatatatatatatatatatatatatatatatatatgtgtggtCATTTACTctgaaatgccactaataccaactatagtttgcagttaaataaataactcccaaGACGATAAGGTAaacccgttcgtaaatgaacattgtgagattactcagcTCTGAATCCCGCTGCATCTTCTATACAGAACAGAGATAACACACCCACAAATTATCCGTCCAAGAATATTTCGTCAAGTATCTAGTCACATACGGTCACATTTCAGTACTCGAAACACAAAGCGATTAAAGTTTGAATCCCCAATCGAACTACAACccgaaagtaacgccaatcgaggcagaACTTCATCTGAGATCagccaaagtctccggaatacttctacaatTGATATGACAAAACTACAGGTCGATCGAAAGgccagatcctcacggatcgataaCCGAGACaatcaaaaacaataaaaaccctaacaaattcatacgatctccaaaacttacgtatatatatcaaaatgttcgtattgacgagtagatgatatataaaaccagaaactgcCCTGAGATGGTCGGAAAGGCCGCCAAGCGCCGCCACAAGCAGTGGCGCACTGCCGCCGGCCAAACTCTAAACCAGCAAGATCCAACCATCCAAATTAGAGTTTATACTACGaggatcaactttaatacctgaggTTTTGGCCAGTTTGGCCTAGATTGGCCGGAATCAAGCTGACAAGCCAAAATCCACTGTTCACCACGAGTTGACTATGCTTCGGTGCGAATCGTCCAAAACAACCACCATGGATCGAACAAGGAAGCTcccaaaagaagaacaagaccGATTTCGTGCTCGGCCGTTGGCGGAGTTAAGATTTCCGGTCTGGTCCGATTGTTCCTAACTTCGCCACCTCGATGCGTCGCCATGGGTGAGAATCAGTGCAAGTCACCACCACAGGGAGGAAGGGGAGGCTAGTCTGGGTCGATCTGGGCGAGCCCCGTcgccagaggtggccggagttgGCTGAAAAAATcaggtcgggtcggtcgggtcAGTCGTttagttgagagagaaaggtcTCCAGAAATTTCTAAAAACTCGgaccaaaaaggaaaaatgaggattttgggcatttttctctatttatacaaaatttctaaaaatgaaaataacttccgctgaccataacttttTCATACGAACTCAGATTTTCGTGTTCCATATATccatgaactcgtatcgacgtgctctatGAATTTTGTGAAGGGAGTttaagttttcggagaaacccaacgaataaaaaatcaaccctttgatccttgaaagtaaaacgtttcgagtaattattcgcccgaaataCTTTCACATCATCCTTGAACCACGTACTCATACCAACGACCACTGAATAAATTCAGAAAAAATGTCAGGAATTAATACGAATTTTCAGGGTATTACAGCTGGCTTACGACTCTCCTATGCGTAAGTCAAGCACTTGTAACAATGTTGATAGAGTAGGAGTAGTGAAAAGTGGTGGCTTACCTTGAATGAGAGGAGAGGCATGTATTTATAATGTTAGGTTTGGACTTGTCACCCTTCCCTTTGCCATGTGGGCCTAGGTGTGGCCTATCAAAGTTGGGAATGTGAGGCTAGCATAAGTTTGGCTTTGACCTAGCCTACCTTGTAGAGTTAGGACCCAAGCCTCTTCCAGTGGCCAGTTGGTTATGTTCTTCTGGTGTTTATGCTCGATATGCATATGATATAAACACCAGGTAAGTAAACATGCCAATAGATTTCAAATTCTAAGTTATGGACATTAATTAATGAACaaggtttttgttttgggaaaatggtccgtacggtacCCCACCTTTGCCTCCTTATAACTTTCGGTACCTCAGCtttaaaaaatatcaatacggtaCCTAAGGTTCTGACCCTGACCGAACTTTGGTGCCTAGagccgttagctccgttacggCGTTTGCCAAATGGCAATTTTAAacttaaaatgaccaatttaccctttactcttttttttcttatttattctttttatataataaaaaaaataacaaaagaaatttttttttttttacatgaaTGCAAAAGATTGTTCATCATCACTTTCTCCTTGCTTATCAGTTCTTCTTTCTTACTTCTTCATTTCAATCATCCTTAATTGAGAgccagcaacaacaacaaaccATCTTGCCCCACCTCAACTTTGAACCATCTTCTTCAAGTTTCAGTCAACAGAGAGATTCCATACACACTTTATAGAGGCCAACCCAAATCATCAAATTTCAAACCTCTTCTTATCTTTCTAGGCCTTTCTGGGCTTCTTTTCTCCTGTGCTTTTCTGGGGGTTTTCTTCCCCAATTTGGTTCCAATCTCGTCCCACCTAGTTGACTTGAGactaaagaaaaatcaaaacccaTTTCCTTCTTTTTGAGACCCTCATTCAGAACATCCACAACCAAATCCACACCCCCATTTTCAACAATCACAGCTTTCCCTTTTGAATGCTTCGACATATTCAACAACCCTGCAACTACATTCTCTTGAGTCTTCGAATCTGCAGAAGCCAACAGCTTCAACAAATACGGCACCACTCCAGCTTCCACCAAACAAGACCTATTAAAAATGCTCGTTTTAGAAAGAAGCCGAATCTCAAAAGCAACCTTATTCGATCCAATCCCAACACTTCCACTGACAAACTCCACCACCATTTTCATAGCTCCCTCAGCTGCCAAGCTACCTGCAACTGCACTCCTCCCAATGTCGTGATTCCGACAACAGGAATAGCCAAACAGAATCCCATTCTCATTGCAGTACTGCTGAATCAACCTCTTCAATGCCAAATTAGGCACCACCTCCATGTTCTTCGTTTTCTCCCCTGTTTCTAGACAAATCGGCTTTCCATCTCTGAACCACTTCGTAATGGAGCTCCGATCGTAGCTGTGACCCATCCCGATCGTCACCGGATCGGTCAGATTCAAGACCCAAAACTGATTCGCAACCCGCTCCGAATTCATTAGCATCCATAGCCGGGCGTCGTCCCGGGTACAGTCTTCCAGCAAGTACTGAACCTTCTGGAAAGCCAAATGGACCTCCGAGAAGCTCAAAACAGTCGAATCTGAAAGACCTGGAGGCCCAGCCTGGATCTCTTCCAAAAAAGCCCGAATGAAATCTGTAAAAGGAAGTTTGGAGACTTATGGTTCTATAATTTTTGAAAGTTTCCAGATTTCATGAGAAAaatgacagagagagagagagacttaagGTCCCTATTCTTTCTTCTGGATTTCATGATTTGCAGAAAGAGGAAGATGAACAGAAACATAAAGATTGATTTTAagattttattcaaaaaaaaaaaaaaattgagttgaGACATGAATAGACAAAAATACCCTTCATAAATTGCCAGCTGGCGGACGCCGTAACGAACCTAACGGCTCTAGGTACCAAAATTCGGTCGGGGTCAGAACCTTAAGtaccgtattgatattttttaaaGCTGAGGTACCGAAAGTTATAAGGAGGCAAATATGAGGTACCGTACGGAcaattttctcttttgttttttgaacaGTTATTGATGAACAAAATGAACGGTACGTGATAGATGACTCAATTAGTGGGCCCTGAATCAAAAGCCCACATTAACCGGCCTATGTCACTCTCACAGGCTCACATCTCATGAAGAGGGAAGAAATGTCTTCCGATACAAATATTCGTCTTTTCCGATTCCCTTCACAAAATCCACATCCTTCTTCTCCACTCTGCCGTTCCAATCGCAACTTGTTTTTAGCCAGGTTAGGGGTTTGTAATCTTTGCCTCTCTTTCGTGCTGCTAACCTtttattttagggttttttggtcaaaatttgTTAACTCGGTTTGATTTGTAACAATTGGTTGTGAACGAAATTAACAGGCATTGCAATTGGTTTTCAGGGTTTAATTTAGGATTTTTGGTATTACCTATAGTATTCACTTAATTCGTCCATGACTTGGCTTAGGATTGGTAATGTGACGGGCGTTTGAATTTTGATGAAATAGTGCTGAATTTATGTGTTTCGGTATATATTGTAACTTTTTATTTACACTATTTATTGGATTTAACATGAAGATGATCAACCATTTATTTTCTGGTATAATAATCAGAGTGCCTTTTATGCAAACGAAACATTTTATGTGCAGGCTCGTTTGGAATTTTCGAGTGTTGTAGATTTTGTGAAAGCATGCTTATCTAAAACTGATGAAAACCCaactttaattatttatgttaGTTGGGAAGTTCTTGTTTGGATTGAATTTTGCAGCTCTTCTTCCAAGTCACGTCTTTGACAGTAATGCTGAATTTTTTTAGTAGAGATTTGCAAATGGGACTACAAGAAGGACCAGATAGATTCAAGAAACAACAAGAGCAGTGCCAGTCAACCCGTATCAGCATTGCCTCTAACAATAGGGCCACAGAAACTCCAAAAGCTGTGTCTGCGGCAGCTGCTAGGGTTCCTGCTCCATCTGTCAAATTTTCAGATAATACGGAGAGACTCCAACACATTCACAGCATACGGAATGCTCCTGATGGAGCTCAGGTCAAGCGTGTTATAGACCTGCTGCTGAAGGTTCAAATTTCCCTATCTTTGCTTGATGCAAATTATAAGTATATCTTTATAGGAAGTAGCAGTCCAGGCCTTTGCCAAGTAGATTGCTAGGGCTAAAAATAGAGGATCTGTGGGAATTAGATCCTCTACTTGTAACTTTTGTGCTAGGATATTTTAGGATCAAGGCTGTGCTTTATACACCCaatattgttttgttttattccCCTATCTAATTGGCTAGGAATAAAAGTCAAGAAAATCCTATGATATGTTTTAAGTAATCTAGCTATGTATTAAAGGCTGAGGGCTATGAACTCATTGGTTGTGTACTCACCCAAAAAGTATAATGAATtcatgtttttggttttcgtCCCCTATTTAATTGGCTAGGACTAGAAGTCTAGAAGTCCTAGCATCAAAATCGAACCGGATGATCCAAGTGCTTAATTCTGATATATATTAGATGCCAATAATACAGTTTCTCTGGTTGATGTGGGGAGAAGTGCTTTTCTATTTCCAATTGTTTCAATCGAAGCAATTTTTGGGTGAAATATTAACTCTGCAATAAAGCAAATTAAGATTTCTTCAGTTGGAGTAATTAGAATTTCATCAAAGCTGCTATAATTGGAACAGTCCGGTCTGGGAATGATAGCTAGCTGGTAGAAGTAGCATGTTATTTTCCTTTTACACCTATTATACTCCATTCTTTTCCATGATCCTTTTCCTATGCCTTTTTCTCTATCTTGCTTTGATTTTCTTAGTTCAACAGAGATGTGCTAAATTTTCTTTGATCATAAGAAGGACTCACCATCTATGTTTAAACTCTTTTGCAGACAAGGCAGGCTTTCACGCCGGAGGGAATTTATGAAAATTGTTATGTTGATGTGAACCACAATGAAACTGTCTTCAAGTGTCTGACAGATAACCCAAAAGTTCACTATGATGGGAAATGCTTCTCTTATAAGGTAACTCTATTTTTATGGTATTTGAAGTACAATAGCCTTGTTCTTCTCCATGAAGATAACATTCGCTTCTACTTTTATCTGTAGTCCAAGCATGCCGTGAAGGACAGAAGTCAAGTACTGTCCTTAGTACAGAAATTTCCGGAGGGCATACCTGTGATTGATCTCAAGGATGCATACCCTAGCGCAATGGAGGACTTGCAGGTATGTTGATCTCAATAACCTCAATACTACTTCTTCTATTATTCATGCTTTGGAAAAGACTATGCAACTCATATTCATCCAAGCTATACTAGTATACTATCGTAATTTATATTCTTTCTGGATTACTTCTTTTGCAATGAGGTTTTAAAAAGGTAATACTTTCTAGGCTCTAAAAGCTGCTGGTGACATCTGGCTTCTCTCAAGCTTCAATGCGCAAGAGGATATAGCTTATCCGAATGACCCTAAGTTGCCCCGCATCAAGGTTGATGTTGACCTTAAAAAGTGCTTCAGGAAAATAGAATTGCCTAGCAATATGGTTGACATTGAGAAGTATCTCGAGAAGAATGGGATGAAGCCTGCTACAGACTCCGCAAGGAGGAGTGTTATGGTCCAGAGTCTAGTTGGGTCTTCTAATtgcaaggagaagaagaagaagaagcctgAGATCAGCAAGAGGACCAAGCTAACCAATGCCCATCTTCCTGAGCTTTTCGAGAACTGGAAAAACTAGGTGAAGCCATCATAGGAATGTCGACATTGCACTAGTCTTGGAGCTACATGATCTTTTGGAAACTTGCAAGTTGCATAGAATAAGTTCATAGAAAGTGTAAATTCTGTCCGGCCTGTAAAACCAAATGCTAATTGTTTCTGGTAGTTAATGTGATTAAATTGTCTTTATTAACTTTGAGTGATTCCCAGAACAAAAGAGAACTATGATTTGGAGATcgaattatttgctcataagtCATAACTAAACTAGTCTAGCAAACCCAAATCCTCTAGCTGAACTGCTGAAGTATATATCTAATTAATCACATAACTATAATCATCCAAGACATTGTCCAAAGCGATTGTAGGGTTTCAAAAGAGGGGTCCATTTGAATTGAAACTAATGTGAAAGAAATTCAAAAGCACAGGAAGATAGATTTTCTTGAAAAAGGAGAAATGAGTCTGCCTGAGTGTTTGGGTAACACAGTCGAGAAGAAGCGGAGATGAAAAATATTACATATTTCTAAAActgaacaaaaataaatatacaTATTCAATAATTCTATCATAGGAGAACCTAGAACTAAAATTCTATAATGATAGGAACCAAATTAATGatccaaaagaacaaaaattgcAGGAAAAATGGAGGATCAGGTAAGTGTTTCTTTGGAAATGGTGGCTCTTGGATCTTTAAAGATGGAAAAGGACATGAACGCTTTCAAAGAATCCAAATTAGGACCTAGAGACGGATTAAAGTACACAAAAAATGAAAGTACACCAAAAATTTAGGCAACTCCCTCACAAAATTCTCTGTTTCTCCGtggttgaattgatagagatagaaacaaaaaaaaaattgttaaaaatACAGATGTAATTGTTCAAGAGTGTTTTGGTAAAGTCAAAAAGGTGTACTAAAATTCTATATAAGCCCaaatataaagaaaaatgaaaaaccctAAAGGTAGTTGTATCTGCGCGGCCGCCAACCCCAGCAAACAAAGAGACATACGTCGCTCTCCGATCCCAATTTCCGGCAACATGTCCAACATCGATGCTGTGACATCTTCCTTTGCTGCATCGCTGGCGCTTGCTAGCAGCGATGTGGTGGATGTTTCACGACCCTCTGACGAAATCCAAAGACGTGCCAAGCAATCCTTTCTGTTGGCATGTCCTCTTGTGAAGAAACCGGTCTCTCTGAACGATATGAAACGATTCTTTCGAAGAGTCTGGGTCCTAGACAAGgatttcaagattcaagaacgAGCATCAAACCGTTTTGTCATTGCTTTTGACCTACGTAAGGACCGCAACAAGGTCTTGAAGGGAGGACCATGGCGTTTGCAGCAAGCTCCGGTCGTGCTTCAGGAGTATGATGGCATCACCCCTGTTGCAGACGTAGATCTGACCTTACTATTCTTCTGGGTTCGAATCAGTAATATACCGCCGTTGTTTGAGGAACCAGACATGATCCGGAACATTGCTTCGGTGGCGGGTAAGTTTCTTGAATTGGATGATAAGCTTTTTGCAACTACTAGCAAGGTTAGGGTTCATGTTCAACATGACATCTCGAAACCTTTTTTTCTCCAGAGAACCCTAAAACTTGCACCTAGGGTTGAAGctgaaatttcatatttttttgaaaacctgGTGGGCTAGTGTGATCACTGCAATCTGATTTACCATGAGGGAGATCATTGCCCTTTGCTTGGCAGTCATACTACACTGCATGCAGTGCGTGAAACTGGAGAACACAGAAAAGAAATTGTTGGCCCTTCCTTAGGGTTTATAACAAATAAATTTGTGGATGGAACCTTCCATTTTCAAGGTGTACAAACACCTATTCTCCCATCTATTTGCAGGACTCTCTTCCAACCCAGGGAAGCAGGTAGGGCATGTAAACCTGTCATACTACGTGACAGATCCCTGAATCCGAaagacaaggaggaggaggtacATCCATTGGCGTTAGCATTGATTGCAACTCCGGACTCGGAGGTACCAAACCCTACACCTGTGGGTACTACTGCACTCATGGAGCTTGAGAAAGGGTTGGAGCTAGAACAAGCCAACAATACCCAAGAGCCAAATGATTCTGAGGACAAAGGTGAAGCTGCACCGATTGAAGAAGGCAAAAAAGAGCAGAGAGGTGACAAGCGTCAGCTTCCTCCTTCTCCTAC harbors:
- the LOC133734727 gene encoding uncharacterized protein LOC133734727 isoform X1: MSSDTNIRLFRFPSQNPHPSSPLCRSNRNLFLASRDLQMGLQEGPDRFKKQQEQCQSTRISIASNNRATETPKAVSAAAARVPAPSVKFSDNTERLQHIHSIRNAPDGAQVKRVIDLLLKTRQAFTPEGIYENCYVDVNHNETVFKCLTDNPKVHYDGKCFSYKSKHAVKDRSQVLSLVQKFPEGIPVIDLKDAYPSAMEDLQALKAAGDIWLLSSFNAQEDIAYPNDPKLPRIKVDVDLKKCFRKIELPSNMVDIEKYLEKNGMKPATDSARRSVMVQSLVGSSNCKEKKKKKPEISKRTKLTNAHLPELFENWKN
- the LOC133734727 gene encoding uncharacterized protein LOC133734727 isoform X2, whose amino-acid sequence is MSSDTNIRLFRFPSQNPHPSSPLCRSNRNLFLARDLQMGLQEGPDRFKKQQEQCQSTRISIASNNRATETPKAVSAAAARVPAPSVKFSDNTERLQHIHSIRNAPDGAQVKRVIDLLLKTRQAFTPEGIYENCYVDVNHNETVFKCLTDNPKVHYDGKCFSYKSKHAVKDRSQVLSLVQKFPEGIPVIDLKDAYPSAMEDLQALKAAGDIWLLSSFNAQEDIAYPNDPKLPRIKVDVDLKKCFRKIELPSNMVDIEKYLEKNGMKPATDSARRSVMVQSLVGSSNCKEKKKKKPEISKRTKLTNAHLPELFENWKN